A single window of Taeniopygia guttata chromosome 1, bTaeGut7.mat, whole genome shotgun sequence DNA harbors:
- the MZT1 gene encoding mitotic-spindle organizing protein 1: MASNAASLNAVRETMDVLFEISRILNTGLDMETLSICVRLCEQGINPEALSSVIKELRKATEALKAAENMTG; encoded by the exons ATGGCGAGCAATGCCGCCAGCCTGAACGCCGTGAGGGAGACCATGGACG ttctGTTTGAGATTTCAAGAATATTAAACACTGGCTTGGATATGGAGACATTGTCTATTTGTGTGCGGCTTTGTGAACAAGGAATAAATCCAGAAGCTTTATCTTCTGTTATTAAAGAACTGCGGAAGGCTACAGAAGCTCTAAAG gCTGCTGAAAATATGACAGGCTGA